From the genome of Winogradskyella forsetii, one region includes:
- a CDS encoding sterol desaturase family protein — METIITYFETIPSSHRSLILVGGLTFFWVLEGGLPLFKFTYKKWQHAIPNLFFTLTTVVINFALAFLLLGAADWVKANDFGIINWLPQMPLWLYALLGVVLLDFFGAYLAHYVEHKVKPLWMVHLVHHTDHNVDTTTANRHHPIESLIRFSFTLLGVFVVGTPIALIMIYQAMSLIFTQFTHANIKMPKGLDKALSYVIVSPDMHKTHHHFRLPYTDSNYGNIFSIWDRMFGTYRYLDREKLKYGVDVFPDEIKNSNIKDLLKQPFQKYEKSTLSADLDN; from the coding sequence TTGGAAACCATCATTACCTATTTTGAAACCATTCCGTCGTCGCACCGAAGTCTTATTTTGGTTGGTGGACTCACGTTTTTTTGGGTGTTGGAAGGTGGTTTACCGTTATTTAAGTTTACATACAAAAAATGGCAACATGCCATCCCAAATCTCTTTTTTACGTTAACTACTGTTGTTATCAATTTCGCTTTGGCGTTTTTACTTTTAGGCGCTGCAGATTGGGTAAAAGCTAATGATTTCGGAATTATCAATTGGTTGCCTCAAATGCCACTTTGGCTTTACGCTTTGTTAGGTGTAGTATTGCTCGATTTTTTTGGTGCTTACTTAGCGCATTATGTAGAACACAAAGTAAAACCGTTATGGATGGTGCATTTGGTTCACCATACTGATCATAACGTTGATACGACCACGGCCAACAGGCATCATCCCATAGAAAGTTTAATTCGATTTTCGTTTACACTACTTGGTGTTTTTGTGGTTGGGACTCCAATTGCTTTGATTATGATTTATCAGGCCATGTCACTCATATTTACCCAGTTTACGCATGCGAATATTAAAATGCCAAAAGGTTTGGACAAAGCATTGAGTTACGTCATTGTGTCGCCAGATATGCACAAAACCCATCATCATTTTAGATTGCCTTATACCGATTCCAATTATGGAAATATCTTTAGCATTTGGGATCGTATGTTTGGGACCTATAGGTATCTGGATCGTGAAAAATTAAAATATGGCGTCGATGTATTTCCTGATGAAATAAAAAACAGCAATATCAAGGATTTGCTAAAACAACCGTTTCAGAAGTATGAAAAATCAACGCTTTCGGCAGATCTTGACAATTAG
- a CDS encoding YkgJ family cysteine cluster protein — MQDQINNLPKLAKDKHKENKTFFTKLKKKPPKQLDYLMQELHEEEFERTDCLECANCCKTTGPLFTDKDIQRIAKAFKMKAQQFIETYLRLDEENDYVLQSVPCTFLGADNYCSIYEVRPKACREFPHTDRKKFQQIASLTMKNVAICPAAYNIVEEMKKRIEL; from the coding sequence ATGCAAGACCAAATCAATAACCTTCCAAAGCTTGCCAAAGATAAGCATAAGGAGAATAAAACTTTTTTTACGAAGCTAAAAAAGAAACCGCCAAAGCAATTGGATTATCTGATGCAGGAATTGCACGAGGAAGAATTTGAACGTACCGATTGTTTAGAGTGTGCCAATTGTTGCAAAACCACAGGGCCATTATTTACAGATAAGGATATTCAGCGTATTGCTAAAGCGTTTAAAATGAAAGCACAGCAATTCATTGAAACCTATTTGCGTTTAGATGAAGAAAACGATTATGTATTGCAATCTGTTCCTTGTACGTTCTTAGGCGCTGATAATTATTGTTCTATTTATGAGGTAAGACCAAAGGCCTGTCGGGAATTTCCGCATACGGATCGAAAAAAATTTCAGCAGATAGCCAGTTTAACAATGAAGAATGTTGCTATTTGTCCAGCAGCATATAATATTGTTGAAGAAATGAAAAAGAGAATAGAATTGTAA
- a CDS encoding class I SAM-dependent methyltransferase, producing MKDLFGKALLDYHNGNYTEDLITSTNISEEDILPLPYLFRTYSEMPKLEQKALQLSQGNVLDVGCGGGSHSLWLQEKGLTVKAIDVSEGAIEVAEKRGILNAELKPLLEETETFDTILLLMNGTGIFKELSQVSNYLKHLKSLLNADGQILIDSSDISYMYEDEDGGMWLDLNQGYPGELDYFLSYRGEKEAPMKWLYLDFETLKTACLTVGLKCEKVMDGLHFDYLAQIKLI from the coding sequence ATGAAAGACCTCTTCGGAAAAGCATTATTAGATTACCACAACGGAAATTATACTGAAGACCTTATAACTTCTACCAATATTTCAGAAGAAGATATATTACCGCTTCCCTATTTATTTAGAACCTATTCTGAAATGCCAAAACTGGAACAGAAAGCACTGCAACTCTCCCAAGGAAACGTTTTAGATGTAGGTTGTGGCGGAGGAAGTCATTCGTTGTGGTTACAAGAAAAAGGTTTAACCGTAAAAGCCATTGATGTTTCTGAAGGCGCGATTGAAGTGGCAGAAAAGCGTGGTATTTTAAATGCTGAATTAAAACCACTTCTGGAGGAAACCGAAACTTTTGACACCATTTTATTGTTAATGAACGGTACGGGAATTTTTAAAGAATTATCCCAAGTTTCTAACTATTTGAAGCATTTAAAATCTTTATTGAATGCTGATGGTCAAATCTTAATTGACTCTTCTGATATTTCTTATATGTATGAAGATGAGGATGGCGGCATGTGGTTAGACCTCAACCAAGGTTATCCTGGCGAATTGGATTATTTTCTGTCTTACAGAGGCGAAAAAGAAGCGCCAATGAAATGGTTGTATCTCGATTTTGAAACGTTAAAAACAGCGTGTTTAACAGTTGGATTAAAATGTGAGAAGGTTATGGA